AActtcctttatttatttatttttttcttgggaTCTGGGTATATTAtttattatgttttaatttGAACGTAGAAAGAGCACCCTTCTGCATTGAGAGCATTCCAAGGGATCATGAAAGCAGCAGTGGGAAAGCAAATTGTCATTTTTTTAGATTACGACGGGACTCTAACGCCGATTGTGGATGAGCCCGACCGTGCATTTATGTCTGATGCGGTAAACATTTGGAATTATTCAGACAGCATTTGATAAGAAGTTATAGCCATCAGTCCACCACTAACCGCCTATCGATATCGATATCATCAGCGCAACCGCCCATGACTCTTTTCGCTTATACAGTTTTGAAATGTTGTGATATGCAGATGCGTTCGGCTGTAGGGGGAGTTGCCAAGCACTTTCCGACCGCTATAATAAGTGGTAGGAGCCGCAACAAGGTAATAAACTGCATGTAATAATGCAGCAATATTTAcgttcattaaaaaaaaaaaatattttttattcatttacCTACTTCTTATCCGAAAGGAAGCAAAACATAATTTGCTTCTTCTTTCCTACATTTAGATCCAAATATTTAATTACAGTATGttattttgtttcttgtgtttaatttgttttttcgCTTTTCAGGTATATCAATTTGTTAAGCTAGATGAGGTATACTACGCTGGGAGCCATGGGATGGACATCATGGGGCCTCCTACGAAATTGAAGTCCTATGAGGGCAAGTATCACACAAACGCCCTTGATAAGAAAGTATGTAAAACAGGGGTTGACCGTATAATGAAAATacttgtatgtatatatatatatatatatattgacaaaCTAGCTAATACCGCTGGATAAAAATTTGCAGGGTGATGAACTATCCATCTTCCAACCTGCCAAGGAGTTTCTGCCTGCAATTCGGGAGGTGAGCTGACTCAAAAACACAAtataggtttttttttccccGTTATTCGTTCTAAGCTTAAATCTTGACGTTGACAACTACAGTAGTAAATATGAAGGGCCGACCTTTGATGTTTTGTGGCGAATTTTGCTTTGAATTTCCTGTGATGGTGATACAACTGCTATATTTTGTTACTTGTTCGGATTCAATCAAGCAAATTTCTTGTGCTTCACCAGATATTAGATAAGATGAAGAAGGGAACCAGTGACATCGAAGGTGTCTTAATCGAGGATAATGGGTTCTGCATTTCTGTTCACTACCGACATGTTGCCCACGTTGTAAGTTTTACAGCATCGTTCTTGTCACTTGAATAATCAGCCCAAAAATGATGACAAATTCGGACTTTGTAATAAATACCCATTAATTATACGTACTTaatgctcaaaaaaaaaaatttttttttttttggggttttccGCAGGATTATGGTCCATTAGAAAAGAAGGTTCTGTCGGTACTTGCAGGGTACCCACGCTTTCATCTGACGAGAGGCAAAAAGGTTTTAGAAATCAGGCCATCGATACAGTGGAACAAAGGCAATGCACTGGTTTACTTGCTTGATACCCTTGGCTTTGCAAGTTCCAGCAGTGTTCTCCCAATTTATATTGGAGATGACAAAACTGATGAAGACGCTTTCAAGGTAATCAGTAGTATTTTTTGAAGAACCGTGATTTTTACTGCTTAATATGTACTGGTAAATTGTCGAGATTAGACTGTTTGATGGCTGTTAAGGCACACGAAACACGAAAGTTTAATTCTTGATTGGATTGTCCAGGTACTTCGACGCAGGGGACTGGGATATCCTA
This portion of the Coffea arabica cultivar ET-39 chromosome 2e, Coffea Arabica ET-39 HiFi, whole genome shotgun sequence genome encodes:
- the LOC113729954 gene encoding probable trehalose-phosphate phosphatase 2; protein product: MRDNFDRLYMGFSRLFGTTARYGVGYFSRARTDKIEPHEYIEDGNPDELNAADSKYSYWLKEHPSALRAFQGIMKAAVGKQIVIFLDYDGTLTPIVDEPDRAFMSDAMRSAVGGVAKHFPTAIISGRSRNKVYQFVKLDEVYYAGSHGMDIMGPPTKLKSYEGKYHTNALDKKGDELSIFQPAKEFLPAIREILDKMKKGTSDIEGVLIEDNGFCISVHYRHVAHVDYGPLEKKVLSVLAGYPRFHLTRGKKVLEIRPSIQWNKGNALVYLLDTLGFASSSSVLPIYIGDDKTDEDAFKVLRRRGLGYPIIVSSAPRDTLALCSLQDPSEVLSFLIRLARWVSASD